The genomic stretch ACACACATGACGATGGCCGCCTCTACCATCCGCAGGAATGGGgcaactgaaaaaaaaagcaacaaaccTTGCCATCTGGCAGCGTGATGCGAACAGACATGTCCCACGTCAGGGAGAACATCACGGGCAGAAAGTTGCTGACAAAAGGCTTGTGGCGCCCCCCTTCCTCCTTGCTGAGGATGTAGACCTGAAGGAAGCACAGAAGACGTCACCATCACACCCAGCAGCAGATTATCACAGCGCCGCCATGTTACCGCAGTCCCGTACCTGAGCCATGACCTTCTGGTGGGGTTTGATGGAGCCTGGTTTGCACATCACCATTCCTCGCCGGACATCTTCTCTCTTTAGGCCTCTGACCAGAGCACCGAGGTTATCGCCAGCCTCCGCCCGGTCCAGGCTCTTATGGAACATCTCAATGCCTGTGCCAGAGAGGACACCCCATCAGATGCCAAGCAGTTACCTGGCCATTTCCACACCTCCCATTATGGGCATTCATAGGGGTGGCCACCACGCAATGCTACATGTCCCCAGCAGGGGCCGCTGAATGCCCAGGGGGTTTGCATTTTGAAGAAAGGCATAACAGGtaacagaggtcagaaatgaccCCCAAGCAGACACGAAAGGGGGCTCCTACCTGTTACAACCGACTTCAGGTGTTTACTGCGCCCAACAAACTCGCATTCATCTCCCTTCTTGATGGTGCCTCGCTCCAGCGTCCCGCTTACCACGGTGCCTCGGCCTGCGAGAGAGTGGATACATCACAGGAGCCCTGCAGACGTCGCCTGACATAAGCTGCGGCTCGCGGCCAGCGCAGACGTGTCACATACCTGGAATAGAGTAGACGGACTCCACCGGCAGCAGGAACGGCTTGTCCAGGTCCCGCTCAGGGATGGGGATGTAGCTGTCGATGGCGTCCAGGAGCTTCATGATGGAGTCCAAGCCGATCTCCTTGCTGCGGTTCTGTAATAATGAGAAGAGCTCGTCGTGTGCGGCTCAATCCCCCCCTGTATCATTCTGGGCACATCCACAGCAAACGTGACCACTGACCACCACCCCTCAGATGCCCAGGATAATCCTCCTCTGGTTCTTACCTCGAGGGCACACAAAGCCGATCCAACCACAACGGGGGTGTTCTCGCCATCGTACCCAAACTCTGTCAGCAGCTCTCGGATCTCCAGCTCCACCAGGTCCAGCATCTCCTTGTCATCCACGGCGTCGGCCTTGTTAATGTAGACGACAATGTGCTTCACCCCAATCTGTGGCAGAACAGCGGGCATTAGTAAGGGCATGAGAGGGAGGCCAGCACCGCCCTGCGtgacagacgcagcagagcccgCAGTCCTACCTGTTTAGCCAGCAGCAAGTGTTCCCGCGTCTGCGGCATCTGCCCGTCGGTGGCGGCTACGACCAGGATGCACCCGTCCATCTGGGAGGTTCCTGTGATCATGTTCTGCAAGGTACGGACAGATTATATGATCTGATATCGCCCTGTACCCCCCAACCCGTCCTCCCT from Bufo gargarizans isolate SCDJY-AF-19 chromosome 8, ASM1485885v1, whole genome shotgun sequence encodes the following:
- the TUFM gene encoding elongation factor Tu, mitochondrial, with the protein product MAGRVVLSACRSAVFSRLPAHSLCIATWPSPATRFCPLLYRNYAVEAKKTYSREKPHVNIGTIGHVDHGKTTLTAAITKILAEAGGAQFKKYEEIDNAPEEKARGITINASHVEYTTSNRHYAHTDCPGHADYVKNMITGTSQMDGCILVVAATDGQMPQTREHLLLAKQIGVKHIVVYINKADAVDDKEMLDLVELEIRELLTEFGYDGENTPVVVGSALCALENRSKEIGLDSIMKLLDAIDSYIPIPERDLDKPFLLPVESVYSIPGRGTVVSGTLERGTIKKGDECEFVGRSKHLKSVVTGIEMFHKSLDRAEAGDNLGALVRGLKREDVRRGMVMCKPGSIKPHQKVMAQVYILSKEEGGRHKPFVSNFLPVMFSLTWDMSVRITLPDGKEMVMPGEDSGLIMTLRQPMVLEKGQRFTLRDGNRTIGTGIVTDILEMTKQDEEGWVS